A genomic stretch from Vicia villosa cultivar HV-30 ecotype Madison, WI unplaced genomic scaffold, Vvil1.0 ctg.007040F_1_1, whole genome shotgun sequence includes:
- the LOC131643064 gene encoding F-box/kelch-repeat protein At3g06240-like, whose protein sequence is MESLYTQPQRVVLWNPTTEEFKIIPPSLRVPRLIESSPHDDEWPEFYVHGFGYDQVNNDYKVVRCVQIPLTHYLHIFWEIYSLRNNCWSELKFKMPASYSDRQDLYVYTDGTCHWLFVRYKGYKDRLCLISFYLNNEVFNKTYIPYMDETFDLEGEGIQLIVLQMFIGLISYHKSTTTLHISILGEIGVKKSWTELIVIGMTPSLMHPIRAKKNEEITNNKLTWFDHLITHIFEKLEGKQHNSLVYYEKNYSPTAGMDLIVRRPPIINVYVRRKRKVDLISPKLYTNEVELDIDKREDEEELEEGGGDIDKDDEDE, encoded by the coding sequence ATGGAATCTTTATATACACAACCTCAAAGAGTTGTATTGTGGAACCCAACCACCGAAGAATTCAAGATCATTCCTCCCAGCTTGCGTGTGCCACGTCTCATTGAATCTTCTCCCCATGATGATGAATGGCCAGAGTTTTATGTTCATGGATTTGGTTATGACCAAGTTAACAATGACTATAAGGTGGTTCGTTGTGTACAAATTCCTCTAACTCATTATCTACACATCTTTTGGGAGATATATAGCTTAAGAAATAATTGTTGGAGTGAACTTAAATTTAAGATGCCTGCTTCTTATTCGGATCGTCAGGATCTCTATGTGTACACCGACGGAACATGTCATTGGTTGTTTGTACGTTATAAAGGTTATAAAGATAGACTatgtttaatatcattttatttaaacAATGAAGTCTTCAATAAAACATATATACCTTACATGGATGAAACTTTTGATCTAGAAGGAGAAGGGATACAACTGATTGTGTTACAAATGTTCATTGGCTTAATATCATATCATAAGTCTACGACTACACTTCACATATCAATTTTAGGTGAAATCGGCGTGAAGAAGTCATGGACCGAACTTATTGTTATTGGGATGACACCTAGTCTTATGCATCCTATCAGGGcgaaaaagaatgaagaaataaCAAACAATAAGCTAACCTGGTTTGACCATTTAATTACTCATATATTTGAGAAGCTTGAAGGTAAACAACATAATTCTCTAGTATATTATGAGAAAAACTATTCACCAACAGCAGGAATGGACCTCATTGTTCGTAGACCTCCAATTATCAATGTATACGTTAGGCGTAAGCGCAAGGTCGATTTAATTAGTCCTAAATTATATACGA